A genomic window from Salvelinus namaycush isolate Seneca chromosome 5, SaNama_1.0, whole genome shotgun sequence includes:
- the ankrd28b gene encoding serine/threonine-protein phosphatase 6 regulatory ankyrin repeat subunit A, with amino-acid sequence MVVLKIRDQPGLLKAIFNVDPDEVRSLIFQKEDVNVQDNEKRTPLHAAAYLGDTEILELLILSGARVNAKDNKWLTPLHRAVASCSEEAVQVLLKHSADVNARDKNWQTPLHIAAANKAVRCAEALVPLLSNVNVSDRAGRTALHHAAFSGHLEMVRLLLSRGANINAFDKKDRRAIHWAAYMGHIEVVKLLASHGSEVSCKDKKAYTPLHSAASSGMISVVKYLLDLGVDINEPNGYGNTPLHVACYNGQDVVVNELIECGANVNQVNEKGFAPLHFTAASRHGALCLELLVGNGAHVNIKSKDGKTPLHMTAIHGRFSRSQAIIQNGAEIDCEDKNGNTPLHISARYGHELLINTLITNGADTAKRGVHGMFPLHLAALSGFSDCCRKLLSSGFDIDTPDDFGRTCLHAAAAGGNLDCLNLLLNTGADFNRKDSFGRSPLHYAAANCNYQCLFALVGSGASVNDLDKRGCTPLHYAAASDTDGKCLEYLLRNDANPGIRDNQGYNAVHYASAYGHRLCLELIAGETPLDVLMETSGTDILNDSDVRAPISPLHLAAYHGHHHAMEVLVQSLLDLDVRNSQGRTPLDLAAFKGHVECVDVLINQGASILVKDFTLKRTPIHAAATNGHSECLRLLIGNADLQSAVDVQDGNGQTPLMLSVLSGHTDCVYSLLNKGASVEAKDKWGRTALHRGAVTGHEECVEALLQHSASFLVRDCKGRTPVHLAAASGHIGVLGGLLHAAQSVETLPVITDNQGYTPLHWACYNGHDTCVEVLLEQEVFHKTEGNSFSPLHCAVINDNEGAAEMLIDTLGPSIVNATDTKNRTPLHAAAFTDHVECLQLLLGHNAQVNSPDTSGKTSLMMAAENGQTNAVELLVSSAKAELTLQDAVKNTALHLACSKGHETSALLILEKITDRNLINSTNAALQTPLHVAARNGLTVVVQELLAKGASVLAVDENGYTPALACAPNKDVADCLALILATMMPVSPCTPAPSLSFSAINHYTTSPSKSVTFDSLPVLRSEHSSYCSFNNIGHRGHDEGFYKDEELNDSDSETY; translated from the exons ATGGTGGTTCTCAAAATCCGAGACCAG CCTGGCCTACTGAAAGCCATCTTCAATGTGGACCCAGATGAAGTGCGCTCCCTCATATTTCAGAAAGAGGATGTGAATGTTCAG GACAATGAGAAGCGGACACCGTTGCATGCCGCTGCCTATCTAGGAGATACAGAAATTCTAGAGCTACTCATACTATCAG GAGCCAGAGTAAATGCCAAAGACAACAAGTGGCTCACTCCTCTGCACCGGGCCGTGGCTTCCTGCAGTGAG GAGGCAGTCCAGGTGCTATTGAAACACTCTGCCGATGTGAACGCCAGGGACAAGAACTGGCAGACGCCGCTCCACATTGCTGCGGCCAATAAGGCGGTCCGCTGTGCTGAGGCCCTGGTCCCTCTCCTCAGCAATGTGAACGTGTCGGACCGGGCCGGGCGCACGGCGCTGCACCATGCAGCCTTCAGCGGACACCTGGAG ATGGTGAGGCTGCTTCTCTCCAGAGGAGCCAACATTAATGCTTTTGACAAGAAGGACCGCCGTGCAATCCACTGGGCTGCTTACATGG GGCACATTGAGGTGGTGAAACTGCTGGCCTCTCATGGATCAGAGGTGTCCTGTAAAGACAAGAAGGCCTacacccctctccactctgcAGCCTCCAGCGGCATGATCAGCGTGGTCAAGTACCTCCTGGACCTTGGGGTGGAT aTAAATGAGCCCAATGGGTACGGTAACACCCCCCTCCACGTGGCGTGCTACAACGGCCAGGACGTGGTGGTAAATGAGCTGATCGAGTGCGGCGCCAACGTGAACCAGGTGAACGAGAAGGGTTTCGCCCCGCTCCACTTCACGGCCGCCTCGCGCCACGGGGCGCTCTGCCTGGAGCTGCTGGTGGGCAACGGGGCCCACGTCAACATCAAG agtAAAGATGGAAAGACCCCCCTCCACATGACGGCCATCCACGGACGCTTCTCCAGATCTCAAGCCATCATCCAGAATG gtgctGAGATCGACTGTGAAGATAAGAATGGAAACACACCCCTGCACATCTCTGCTCGCTACGGCCACGAGTTACTCATCAATACACTCATCACGAACGGCGCTGACACAGCCAA ACGAGGTGTCCATGGGATGTTCCCCCTCCACCTGGCTGCTCTCAGTGGTTTCTCTGACTGCTGTCGAAAGCTCCTCTCATCAGGCTTTGATATAGACACCCCTGACGACTTTGGAAGGACCTGTTTACATGCTGCAGCAGCTGGAGG AAACCTGGACTGTCTGAATCTGCTGCTCAACACAGGGGCAGACTTCAACAGAAAGGACAGCTTCGGAAG GAGTCCTCTGCATTATGCAGCAGCCAACTGTAACTACCAGTGTCTGTTTGCCTTGGTGGGGTCTGGGGCCAGTGTGAACGACCTGGACAAGAGGGGCTGCACCCCGCTCCACTACGCTGCTGCCTCCGATACAGACGGAAA GTGTCTGGAATATTTGCTGCGAAACGATGCTAACCCAGGGATCAGGGACAATCAGGGCTACAACGCAGTGCATTACGCGTCTGCATACGGACACCGCCTCTGTCTGGAGCTG ATTGCAGGTGAAACACCTTTAGATGTG CTAATGGAAACCTCAGGGACAGACATCCTGAACGACTCTGATGTCAGAGCTCCCATCAGCCCTCTACACCTCGCT GCGTACcacggccaccaccatgctatgGAGGTCCTGGTTCAGTCTCTGCTGGATCTAGACGTGAGGAACAGCCAGGGGCGCACCCCTCTGGACCTGGCTGCCTTTAAAGGCCATGTGGAGTGTGTTGACGTCCTCATCAACCAGGGAGCCTCCATCCTGGTTAAAGACTTCACCCTGAAGAGGACCCCCATCCACGCTGCAG CAACCAACGGTCATTCGGAGTGTTTGCGTTTGCTGATTGGAAATGCTGACCTCCAGAGTGCAGTGGACGTTCAAGATGGGAATGGACA AACCCCTCTGATGCTGTCGGTGCTGAGCGGACACACAGACTGTGTGTACTCACTGCTCAACAAGGGAGCCAGCGTAGAAGCCAAAGACAAGTGGGGCAGAACAGCTCTAcacagaggg GCAGTGACGGGTCATGAGGAGTGTGTGGAGGCCCTGCTGCAGCACAGCGCCAGCTTCCTGGTTCGGGACTGTAAGGGGCGGACCCCTGTTCACCTGGCGGCAGCGTCTGGACACATCGGGGTGCTGGGGGGGCTCCTACATGCCGCCCAGTCAGTGGAGACCCTCCCTGTCATCACAGACAACCAGGGCTACACACCATTACACTGGGCCTGCTACAACG GCCATGACACGTGTGTAGAGGTGCTGCTGGAACAGGAGGTTTTCCACAAGACCGAGGGCAACTCCTTCAGCCCCCTCCACTGTGCTGTGATCAATGACAACGAGGGGGCTGCAGAGATGTTGATTGACACTCTGGGGCCGAGCATTGTCAACGCCACTGACACCAAGAACCG GACCCCCCTGCATGCGGCGGCCTTCACGGACCACGTGGAGTGTCTTCAGCTGCTGCTAGGTCACAACGCCCAGGTCAACTCCCCCGACACCTCCGGGAAGACCTCCCTCATGATGGCTGCTGAGAACGGACAAACCAACGCTGTCG aGCTGTTGGTGAGCAGTGCCAAAGCAGAGCTCACTCTGCAGGATGCAGTCAAGAACACTGCTCTTCATCTGGCCTGCAGTAAG GGGCATGAAACCAGTGCCTTGTTGATATTGGAGAAGATTACAGACAGGAACCTCATCAACTCGACTAACGCAGCCTTACAGAC GCCGTTACACGTTGCAGCCAGAAATGGTCTGACCGTGGTGGTGCAAGAGCTGTTAGCGAAGGGTGCTAGCGTGCTCGCAGTCGATGAGAATG GTTACACGCCTGCCTTGGCCTGCGCCCCCAACAAAGACGTGGCGGACTGCCTGGCGCTGATCCTGGCCACCATGATGCCCGTGTCCCCCTGCACCCCGGCACCCAGCCTGTCCTTCAGTGCCATTAACCACTACACCACCAGCCCCTCCAAGAGTGTTACCTTCGACAGCCTGCCCGTGCTGCGCAGCGAGCACAGCTCCTACTGCAGCTTCAACAACATCGGCCACCGCGGCCACGACGAAGGCTTCTACAAGGATGAGGAACTCAACGACTCAGACTCAGAGACGTACTGA